Proteins co-encoded in one Acanthopagrus latus isolate v.2019 chromosome 10, fAcaLat1.1, whole genome shotgun sequence genomic window:
- the LOC119026992 gene encoding uncharacterized protein LOC119026992 codes for MMSQSTTRAGSCQSKHSWEDDLSQQGSSALSMDLEWKESLKLMRKSLKKDFEAIMESFDSPRGLNFTESESWEDLRENNQVPCQPSTSRGQTCLEETLSLQYSDSDQESDTQSLSSEIKELLNSRQMSLTEKLHLLMGPLKGIEALEEVQSESWDDLQENNQLPCQPSTSRGQTCQEETLSQHYSDSDQESDTQSLSSEIMELLNSRPMSLTEKLHLLMGPLKGIEALEEVQSESWEDLRENNQLPCQASTSRGQTCLEETLSLQYSELDRESDTQSTGSEIKESLTSRRMPLKEKLGVQTKSSCVLEKQVDRKSESWDDLRENNQVPCQPSTSRGQTSQKETLSQHYSASDQERDTQRQVSEMRESLKLKRMSFRRDLEAVIESFDNQDWLKDIESESWEDLRENNQVPCQASTSRGQTCLEETLSQHYSDSDQESDTQSTGSEIKESLTSRRMPLKEKLEVQTKSSCVPKKQVDRESESWDDLWENNQVPCQPSTSWGQTCLEETLSQHYSDSDQESDTQSLSSEIKESLTSRRMPLKEKLEVQTKSSCVPKKQVDRESESWDDLWENNQVPCQPSTSRGQTCLEDTLSLQYSDSDQSLNFSLTEQIEVLRQSFNDLEAEKDRCKESWKEDRGSHLQQITLLSQKSHELELELKKMIACVTTLPTTVSCFREQHQKDLVEINNMQDICQELNTILRSNIQIKVDIEKQIGHLQKLLNCRNEIQAWESDKEIMLRQLEEKKSLSKVLSGLEEEKAVKMSEIEQIRLEISEEEKRHVAAECQPKPPAPRLSLWKRFTRWFRKKMNMDV; via the exons atgatgAGCCAAAGTACCACCCGAGCTGGTTCCTGCcaaagcaaacacagctggGAGGACGACCTCTCACAGCAAGGAAGCTCAGCACTGAGCATGGATTTAGAATGGAAGGAATCATTGAAATTAATGAGAAAATCGCTTAAAAAGGATTTCGAAGCGATAATGGAATCCTTTGACAGTCCGAGAGGACTAAACTTCACAGAAAGTGAGTCCTGGGAAGACCTCCGGGAAAACAACCAGGTGCCCTGCCAACCTAGCACCAGCCGGGGCCAAACCTGCCTGGAGGAGACCCTCTCACTACAATATAGTGACTCAGACCAAGAAAGTGATACACAGAGCCTAAGTTCAGAAATCAAGGAGTTACTGAACTCAAGGCAAATGTCACTTACAGAGAAGCTCCATTTACTAATGGGACCCTTGAAAGGCATAGAGGCGCTTGAGGAGGTACAAAGTGAGTCCTGGGACGACCTCCAGGAAAACAACCAGCTGCCCTGCCAACCTAGCACCAGCCGGGGTCAAACCTGCCAGGAGGAGACCCTCTCACAGCACTATAGTGACTCAGACCAAGAAAGTGATACACAGAGCCTGAGTTCAGAAATCATGGAGTTACTTAACTCAAGGCCAATGTCACTTACAGAGAAGCTCCATTTGCTAATGGGACCGTTGAAAGGCATAGAGGCGCTTGAGGAGGTACAAAGTGAGTCCTGGGAAGACCTCCGGGAAAACAACCAGCTGCCCTGCCAAGCTAGCACCAGCCGGGGCCAAACCTGCCTGGAGGAGACCCTCTCACTACAATATAGTGAATTGGACCGAGAAAGTGATACACAGAGCACAGGTTCAGAAATCAAGGAGTCACTGACCTCAAGGAGAATGCCACTGAAAGAGAAGCTAGGAGTGCAAACAAAATCCTCCTGTGTTCTGGAAAAGCAAGTGGACAGAAAGAGTGAGTCCTGGGACGACCTCCGGGAAAACAACCAGGTGCCCTGCCAACCTAGCACCAGCCGGGGTCAAACCAGCCAGAAGGAGACCCTCTCACAGCACTATAGTGCCTCAGACCAAGAAagagatacacagagacagGTTTCAGAAATGAGGGAGTCATTGAAATTGAAGAGAATGTCTTTCAGAAGAGATTTAGAGGCGGTGATAGAATCCTTTGACAATCAGGATTGGCTTAAGGACATAGAAAGTGAGTCCTGGGAAGACCTCCGGGAAAACAACCAGGTGCCCTGCCAAGCTAGCACCAGCCGGGGCCAAACCTGCCTGGAGGAGACCCTCTCACAGCACTATAGTGACTCGGACCAAGAAAGTGATACACAGAGCACAGGTTCAGAAATCAAGGAGTCACTGACCTCAAGGAGAATGCCACTGAAAGAGAAGCTAGAAGTGCAGACAAAATCCTCCTGTGTTCCCAAAAAGCAAgtggacagagaga GTGAGTCCTGGGACGACCTCTGGGAAAACAACCAGGTGCCCTGCCAACCTAGCACCAGCTGGGGCCAAACCTGCCTGGAGGAGACCCTCTCACAGCACTATAGTGACTCGGACCAAGAAAGTGATACACAGAGCCTGAGTTCAGAAATCAAGGAGTCACTGACCTCAAGGAGAATGCCACTGAAAGAGAAGCTAGAAGTGCAGACAAAATCCTCCTGTGTTCCCAAAAAGCAAgtggacagagagagtgagtcCTGGGACGACCTCTGGGAAAACAACCAGGTGCCCTGCCAACCTAGCACCAGCCGGGGCCAAACCTGCCTGGAGGATACCCTCTCGCTACAATACAGTGACTCGGACCAGTCATTGAACTTCTCTTTGACAGAGCAAATAGAAGTGCTGAGACAATCCTTCAACGATCTGGAGGCTGAAAAGGACAGATGTAAGGAGTCCTGGAAAGAAGATAGAGGGTCCCATCTCCAACAAATAACCCTGTTGTCCCAAAAAAGTCACGAGCTTGAACTGGAGCTCAAGAAAATGATTGCATGTGTAACCACGCTGCCAACCACAGTTAGTTGTTTTAGGGAACAACATCAGAAGGACTTAGTGGAAATTAATAACATGCAAGACATATGCCAGGAGCTGAATACCATCCTTAGATCAAACATCCAGATCAAGGTGGACATCGAGAAACAAATCGGGCACTTGCAGAAGCTTCTGAATTGTCGCAATGAAATCCAGGCTTGGGAGTCAGACAAGGAGATCATGCTCAGACAGTTAGAAGAGAAGAAATCTCTCTCTAAGGTGCTTTCAGGCCTAGAAGAAGAGAAGGCAGTTAAAATGTCGGAGATCGAACAAATAAGGCTTGAAATTtccgaagaggaaaaaaggcatGTTGCAGCAGAGTGTCAACCAAAGCCTCCAGCACCAAGGCTATCACTGTGGAAAAGATTCACTCGGTGgttcagaaagaaaatgaacatgGACGTCTAA